Proteins encoded together in one Salarchaeum sp. JOR-1 window:
- a CDS encoding cystathionine gamma-synthase: MDDDEHFETRAIHAGQEPDEETGALMTPIYANSTYEQSAPGEHTGYEYSRTGNPTRSDLEDNLAALEGGEYGRAFSSGMGSINTVMNLLDAGDHVVTGDDVYGGTHRLFTQVYEKYDVEFDFVDTTDHDAVADAMREDTELLWVETPTNPLLRVNDIDALSDIAHDNGALCAVDNTFATPYLQRPLEHGADIVSHSLTKYLGGHSDVVGGALVTDDAELDEEFGFYQNSVGATPGPFDAFLVLRGTKTLPVRMDRHCENATELTHWLEAHEHVEHVYYPGLESHRQHDLAAEQMDDFGGMLSFELDATLDEASEFVSSTEVFTLAESLGGVESLIEQPAAMTHAAIPKEEREAAGLTDPLIRASVGIENVDDLKADLDQAIASALE, translated from the coding sequence ATGGACGACGACGAGCACTTCGAGACGCGCGCAATCCACGCCGGACAGGAGCCCGACGAGGAGACCGGTGCGCTGATGACGCCGATCTACGCGAACTCCACGTACGAGCAGTCCGCGCCCGGCGAGCACACGGGATACGAGTACAGTCGAACCGGGAACCCGACCCGGAGCGACCTGGAGGACAACCTCGCGGCCCTGGAGGGCGGCGAGTACGGCCGCGCCTTTTCCTCCGGGATGGGCTCCATCAACACCGTGATGAACCTCCTCGACGCCGGCGACCACGTGGTCACGGGCGACGACGTGTACGGCGGGACGCACCGGCTGTTCACGCAGGTGTACGAGAAGTACGACGTGGAGTTCGACTTCGTGGACACCACCGACCACGACGCCGTCGCCGACGCGATGCGGGAGGACACGGAACTCCTCTGGGTGGAGACGCCGACGAACCCGCTGCTGCGCGTGAACGACATCGACGCCCTGAGCGACATCGCGCACGACAACGGCGCGCTCTGCGCGGTCGACAACACGTTCGCTACGCCCTACCTCCAGCGGCCGCTCGAACACGGCGCGGACATCGTCTCGCACTCGCTCACGAAGTACCTCGGCGGACACAGCGACGTGGTCGGCGGCGCGCTCGTCACGGACGACGCGGAACTCGACGAGGAGTTCGGGTTCTACCAGAACTCCGTCGGCGCGACGCCGGGGCCGTTCGACGCGTTCCTCGTCCTCCGCGGGACGAAGACGCTGCCCGTTCGGATGGATCGCCACTGCGAGAACGCGACCGAACTCACGCACTGGCTGGAGGCCCACGAACACGTCGAACACGTCTACTATCCCGGTCTCGAATCGCACCGCCAGCACGACCTCGCCGCCGAGCAGATGGACGACTTCGGCGGGATGCTCTCCTTCGAGCTCGACGCCACCCTGGATGAGGCGAGCGAGTTCGTCTCCAGCACGGAGGTGTTCACGCTCGCGGAGTCCCTCGGCGGCGTGGAGTCCCTCATCGAACAGCCCGCGGCGATGACGCACGCGGCCATCCCGAAAGAAGAGCGCGAGGCCGCGGGCCTCACCGACCCGCTCATCCGCGCGAGCGTCGGCATCGAGAACGTCGACGACCTGAAAGCCGACCTCGACCAGGCCATCGCGAGCGCGCTCGAATAA
- a CDS encoding DUF655 domain-containing protein, which produces MSDAASDEMSEAVVLDVLHHGRSNGGAYSGSPLAYAVAVDDFTLYELSLREDADISIGDYVQVTPEFDAGIERGHTVDYDGLTDGARSELDYVVEELVEEHEQRFVDFFNDAQPLSLRLHQLNLLPGIGDKLRDNVLDERKRTGPFESFDDLEDRVSGLHSPKETVVERITEELQNPDDVKYRLFVRRE; this is translated from the coding sequence ATGAGCGACGCTGCTAGCGACGAGATGTCGGAGGCGGTCGTGCTCGATGTCCTTCATCACGGCCGAAGCAACGGCGGTGCGTACAGCGGGTCGCCGCTCGCGTACGCTGTCGCCGTGGACGACTTCACTCTCTACGAACTCAGTCTACGCGAGGACGCCGATATCTCCATCGGCGACTACGTACAGGTCACCCCCGAGTTCGATGCGGGCATCGAGCGCGGGCACACGGTGGACTACGACGGACTCACGGACGGCGCGCGATCCGAACTCGACTACGTCGTGGAAGAGCTCGTCGAGGAGCACGAACAGCGCTTCGTGGACTTCTTCAACGACGCGCAGCCGCTGTCGCTGCGCCTCCACCAGCTCAACCTCCTGCCCGGCATCGGCGACAAACTCCGAGACAACGTGCTGGACGAGCGCAAGCGCACGGGGCCGTTCGAGAGCTTCGACGACCTCGAAGACCGCGTCTCCGGGCTTCACAGTCCGAAGGAGACGGTCGTGGAGCGAATCACGGAGGAACTGCAGAACCCGGACGACGTGAAGTACCGGTTGTTCGTCCGGAGAGAGTAA
- a CDS encoding 50S ribosomal protein L21e: MPSSNGPLNSTRKKLSNKPRERGTSPPQRSVAEYDEGQKVHLKIDPSTPNGRFHARFSGLTGEIVGEQGRSYKVKINDNGKEKVVLAYPAHLRAQN; this comes from the coding sequence ATGCCGAGTTCCAACGGCCCCCTCAACAGCACGCGGAAGAAACTCTCTAACAAGCCCCGAGAGCGCGGCACGTCCCCGCCCCAGCGCTCCGTCGCCGAATACGACGAGGGTCAGAAAGTCCACCTGAAGATCGATCCCTCGACGCCGAACGGTCGGTTCCACGCTCGCTTCAGCGGCCTGACGGGCGAAATCGTCGGCGAACAGGGTCGCTCCTACAAGGTCAAGATCAACGACAACGGCAAGGAGAAGGTCGTCCTGGCGTACCCCGCGCACCTCCGCGCGCAGAACTAG
- a CDS encoding 30S ribosomal protein S28e, with the protein MSAEEPASDSTSAEVIEVVGKTGMHGEAMQVKCRIQEGSNQGRIITRNCLGPVRVGDIIQLRETAREADPIGGQ; encoded by the coding sequence ATGAGCGCGGAAGAACCAGCAAGCGACTCCACGTCCGCCGAGGTCATCGAGGTCGTCGGAAAGACCGGAATGCACGGCGAGGCGATGCAAGTGAAGTGCCGAATCCAGGAGGGGTCGAATCAGGGCCGCATCATCACGCGGAACTGCCTCGGCCCCGTCCGGGTCGGCGACATTATCCAGCTCCGCGAGACGGCTCGCGAGGCTGACCCCATCGGAGGTCAATAA
- a CDS encoding penicillin acylase family protein produces MDSELTRRGLIAAIVGGGAAAGAMSPVSGYLQRFAPFSGGAWADATDRTNDRVRSPYGPATVAYDGEYGVPTIEADDERALYFATGYVHGANRLFQLDLQRRQMRGQLSAVVGEATLSSDEFHRRMDFARAADATWDELAGSDTGDLVEAYADGVNACIEHEPLPVEFGLLEYEPAPWTPADTMLMEKQIAWQLTGSFETLRNAAAADALGEETASDLYPYRLNHDAPILRDADGGRPETIREPPLRTPSGDARGLTGWLSGFESPPGIGSNSWVVSGEFTESGRPLVANDPHLSLMAPPVWFEQVLRAPDYAVRGVTFPGVPFVVIGENDHGAWGFTNVGADVLDVYEYETRDGEYRYGDDWEAFETEDVTIPVAGAPDETITRRTTRHGPYLEREGYSVAVAWTGLTATRTTEAVYDFNRSTGLEDVLAATERFDEPTQNLVYADTEGNTLYYATGQIPIRTIDGEEVRGTRIFDGSAGEGEWGGFEPYGTTDWSRGFVPFDEKPGVVNPGYVATANQRVTDAPEHYLAESYADPYRGIRIYERLDERVRSGEPVTFEFMRDLHDDAYDGRVEGLVGPLADAIADAYPGYASALRDWNGHMERGSTAALAFALWFDEYKRELFESRFDAVGLDADYYPRDWIVQHLDPESEWFAERSRRAVMRAAFEAAVETIDAEGYETYGDYNTTAAVTHPFDQSFLNYPEYPTDGSRATVNNYAVERPTGSSWRMVCEPGGRSVCIVPGGNDGEAWSEHYSDQLRLWADTEYKPFPVEPVETSVRFVEDDR; encoded by the coding sequence ATGGATAGCGAGTTGACGCGTCGCGGGCTCATCGCCGCAATCGTCGGCGGCGGGGCGGCGGCGGGCGCGATGTCGCCGGTATCGGGCTACCTCCAGCGGTTCGCGCCGTTCTCGGGCGGGGCGTGGGCGGACGCGACCGACCGCACGAACGACCGGGTGCGAAGCCCGTACGGGCCCGCCACCGTCGCGTACGACGGCGAGTACGGCGTTCCGACCATCGAGGCGGACGACGAGCGCGCGCTCTACTTCGCGACCGGATACGTGCACGGCGCGAACCGCCTGTTCCAACTGGACTTACAGCGCCGCCAGATGCGCGGACAGCTGAGCGCGGTCGTCGGGGAGGCGACGCTCTCCTCGGACGAGTTCCACCGGCGGATGGACTTCGCGCGCGCCGCCGACGCGACCTGGGACGAACTCGCCGGCTCCGACACCGGCGACCTCGTGGAGGCGTACGCCGACGGCGTGAACGCCTGCATCGAACACGAACCGCTCCCGGTGGAGTTCGGACTGTTGGAGTACGAGCCCGCGCCGTGGACGCCCGCCGACACGATGCTGATGGAGAAACAGATCGCGTGGCAGCTCACGGGAAGTTTCGAGACGCTGCGGAACGCGGCGGCCGCGGACGCGCTCGGCGAGGAGACGGCGAGCGACCTCTACCCCTACCGGCTGAACCACGACGCGCCCATCCTCCGCGACGCGGACGGCGGGCGACCCGAGACGATTCGGGAGCCGCCCCTGCGGACGCCGAGCGGGGACGCGCGCGGCCTCACGGGGTGGCTGTCCGGGTTCGAGAGTCCGCCCGGTATCGGCTCGAACTCGTGGGTGGTGTCGGGCGAGTTCACGGAGTCGGGGCGGCCGCTCGTCGCGAACGACCCCCACCTCTCCCTGATGGCGCCGCCGGTGTGGTTCGAGCAAGTCCTCCGCGCGCCCGACTACGCCGTGCGGGGCGTGACGTTCCCGGGCGTGCCGTTCGTCGTCATCGGCGAGAACGACCACGGCGCGTGGGGATTCACGAACGTCGGCGCGGACGTGCTGGACGTCTACGAGTACGAGACGCGAGACGGCGAGTACCGGTACGGGGACGACTGGGAGGCGTTCGAGACGGAGGACGTGACGATCCCCGTCGCGGGCGCGCCCGACGAGACCATCACGCGGCGGACGACCCGGCACGGCCCCTACCTCGAACGCGAGGGGTACAGCGTCGCCGTCGCGTGGACGGGCCTCACCGCCACCCGCACGACGGAGGCGGTCTACGACTTCAACCGCAGCACCGGCCTCGAGGACGTGCTCGCGGCGACCGAGCGGTTCGACGAGCCGACCCAAAACCTCGTGTACGCCGACACGGAGGGGAACACGCTCTACTACGCGACCGGCCAGATTCCGATCCGCACGATAGACGGCGAGGAAGTCCGGGGGACGCGCATCTTCGACGGCTCCGCGGGCGAGGGCGAGTGGGGCGGCTTCGAGCCGTACGGGACGACGGACTGGAGCCGGGGGTTCGTGCCGTTCGACGAGAAACCCGGCGTCGTCAACCCCGGTTACGTCGCCACCGCGAACCAGCGCGTGACCGACGCGCCCGAACACTACCTCGCCGAGTCCTACGCTGACCCGTATCGAGGCATCCGCATCTACGAGCGACTCGACGAGCGCGTCCGATCCGGGGAGCCGGTGACGTTCGAGTTCATGCGAGACCTCCACGACGACGCCTACGACGGTCGGGTCGAGGGACTCGTCGGGCCGCTCGCAGACGCTATCGCCGACGCCTATCCGGGGTACGCGAGCGCGCTCCGCGACTGGAACGGCCATATGGAGCGAGGTTCGACGGCGGCGCTCGCCTTCGCGCTCTGGTTCGACGAGTACAAACGCGAACTGTTCGAGTCCCGGTTCGACGCGGTGGGGTTGGACGCCGACTACTATCCCCGCGACTGGATAGTGCAGCACCTCGACCCGGAGAGCGAGTGGTTCGCGGAGCGCTCCCGGCGCGCGGTGATGCGTGCGGCGTTCGAGGCGGCCGTCGAAACCATCGACGCGGAGGGCTACGAGACGTACGGCGACTACAACACCACGGCCGCCGTCACGCACCCGTTCGACCAGTCGTTCCTCAACTACCCAGAGTATCCGACGGACGGCTCGCGGGCGACGGTGAACAACTACGCCGTGGAGCGGCCGACCGGGAGCAGTTGGCGGATGGTGTGCGAACCCGGCGGCCGGTCGGTCTGCATCGTTCCCGGCGGGAACGACGGCGAGGCGTGGAGCGAGCACTACAGCGACCAACTCCGACTGTGGGCGGACACCGAGTACAAGCCGTTTCCCGTCGAACCAGTGGAGACGAGCGTTCGGTTCGTGGAGGACGACCGATGA
- the ndk gene encoding nucleoside-diphosphate kinase, giving the protein MSHHDERTFVMVKPDGVQRGLIGDIVGRLEDKGLKMVGGKFMQIDEELAHEHYAEHEDKPFFEGLVEFITSGPVFAMVWEGADATRQVRQMMGATDAQEAAPGTIRGDYGNDLGHNLIHGSDHEDEGANEREIGLFFDEDELVDWDLATTQWVYEDADDH; this is encoded by the coding sequence ATGAGCCACCACGACGAGCGGACGTTCGTGATGGTGAAGCCCGACGGCGTTCAGCGCGGCCTCATCGGCGACATCGTCGGTCGCCTGGAGGACAAGGGCCTGAAGATGGTCGGCGGGAAGTTCATGCAGATCGACGAGGAGCTCGCGCACGAGCACTACGCCGAGCACGAGGACAAGCCCTTCTTCGAGGGGCTCGTCGAGTTCATCACGTCCGGCCCCGTCTTCGCGATGGTCTGGGAGGGCGCTGACGCGACCCGACAGGTCCGGCAGATGATGGGAGCGACGGACGCGCAGGAGGCCGCTCCCGGCACCATCCGCGGTGACTACGGGAACGACCTCGGCCACAACCTCATCCACGGGAGCGACCACGAGGACGAGGGCGCGAACGAGCGCGAAATCGGCCTGTTCTTCGACGAGGACGAGCTGGTCGACTGGGACCTCGCCACCACGCAGTGGGTGTACGAGGACGCGGACGACCACTAA
- a CDS encoding mechanosensitive ion channel family protein, whose protein sequence is MSALTELTEAVQALGPAERALLSLAVLAVLALGWRASRRFAASARESRSDRVVDVLLVVLALAFAALGVETFLVLWGAHPFAVEAVQVVTDRAELGARLGLTAAVLAGAYVFTAFLDGRVDDFVAKRENITDHQAEITFRLLQMTLYVGALVTALGIWRVNLSGLLIGAGFAGIVLGMAARQTLGAVIAGFVLMFARPFEIGDWVKIGDNHGIVTDITIVNTRIQTFDGEYVMLPNDYVGSEEVVNRSRKGRLRLHVEVGVDYTTDVDNAIEVAEEALKDVEDVLTVPQPQVVLKSFGDSAVVLDLRFWIDKPSARRKWRAQTAVISQVHEAFREAGITIPFPQRELSARDGGTGVRIPDQYGSSGGGGE, encoded by the coding sequence GTGAGCGCGCTCACGGAACTCACGGAGGCCGTGCAGGCGCTCGGGCCGGCTGAGCGCGCCCTGCTCTCTCTCGCGGTGCTCGCCGTGCTCGCGCTCGGCTGGCGGGCGTCGCGGCGGTTCGCCGCCAGCGCGCGCGAGAGCCGGAGCGACCGCGTCGTGGACGTGCTTCTCGTCGTGCTCGCGCTTGCGTTCGCCGCGCTCGGCGTCGAGACGTTCCTCGTGCTCTGGGGCGCACACCCGTTCGCGGTCGAGGCCGTGCAGGTCGTGACCGACCGCGCGGAACTCGGCGCTCGCCTCGGACTCACCGCGGCCGTGCTCGCGGGCGCGTACGTCTTCACGGCGTTCTTAGATGGGCGCGTCGACGACTTCGTGGCGAAACGCGAGAACATCACCGACCACCAGGCCGAAATCACGTTCCGACTCCTCCAGATGACGCTGTACGTCGGCGCGCTCGTCACCGCGCTCGGCATCTGGCGGGTGAATCTCTCCGGCCTCCTCATCGGCGCGGGGTTCGCCGGTATCGTGCTCGGTATGGCTGCCCGGCAGACTCTCGGCGCGGTCATCGCGGGGTTCGTGTTGATGTTCGCGCGGCCGTTCGAGATCGGTGACTGGGTGAAAATCGGCGACAACCACGGTATCGTCACGGACATCACTATCGTGAACACCCGCATCCAGACGTTCGACGGCGAGTACGTGATGCTGCCGAACGACTACGTCGGCTCCGAGGAGGTCGTGAACCGCTCCCGGAAAGGCAGGCTCCGCCTGCACGTGGAGGTCGGCGTGGACTACACGACCGACGTGGATAACGCCATCGAGGTGGCGGAGGAGGCTCTCAAGGACGTCGAGGACGTGCTGACGGTGCCCCAGCCGCAGGTCGTTCTGAAGTCGTTCGGGGATTCGGCGGTCGTGCTCGACCTCCGGTTCTGGATCGACAAGCCGAGCGCGCGCCGGAAGTGGCGCGCGCAGACCGCGGTCATCTCGCAGGTCCACGAGGCGTTCCGCGAGGCGGGTATCACGATCCCGTTCCCGCAGCGCGAACTCAGCGCGCGCGACGGCGGGACGGGCGTCCGTATTCCCGACCAGTACGGGTCATCGGGTGGCGGCGGTGAGTGA
- a CDS encoding 50S ribosomal protein L24e: MPQTRECDYCGSDIEPGTGTMFVHNDGTTVHFCSSKCEKNADLGREPRDLEWTEEGQAQSGENE; the protein is encoded by the coding sequence ATGCCCCAGACACGAGAATGCGACTACTGCGGGAGCGACATCGAACCCGGCACGGGAACGATGTTCGTCCACAACGACGGCACAACCGTCCACTTCTGCTCGTCGAAGTGCGAGAAGAACGCGGATCTCGGTCGCGAGCCGCGTGACCTGGAGTGGACTGAGGAAGGCCAGGCGCAGAGCGGGGAGAACGAATGA
- a CDS encoding HemK2/MTQ2 family protein methyltransferase, with translation MSDLAERRGVETEVYQPAEDSLLLADVAVNELAPGARALEVGTGSGVVADRVREAGVDVVASDLNPHACRQARERGVPVARADLVEPFRDGAFDAVLFNPPYLPEDPVAERDDWMEVALTGGETGREVVEAFLDDVARVLAPEGYVLLLVSTLTGVDDVVAYAADRGFSAVALRDESFPFETLTVLKLVR, from the coding sequence GTGAGTGACCTCGCCGAGCGACGCGGCGTCGAGACGGAGGTGTACCAGCCGGCGGAGGACTCGCTGCTGCTCGCCGATGTCGCCGTGAACGAACTCGCGCCGGGCGCGCGCGCGCTGGAGGTCGGAACGGGATCGGGCGTCGTCGCCGACCGCGTCCGGGAGGCGGGCGTCGATGTCGTCGCGTCGGATCTGAATCCGCACGCGTGCCGGCAGGCCCGCGAGCGCGGCGTGCCGGTCGCCCGCGCGGATCTCGTCGAACCGTTTCGCGACGGCGCGTTCGACGCGGTGCTGTTCAATCCGCCGTACCTCCCGGAAGACCCTGTGGCGGAGCGCGACGACTGGATGGAGGTCGCGCTCACCGGCGGCGAGACGGGTCGCGAGGTCGTCGAAGCGTTCCTCGACGACGTGGCGCGCGTGCTCGCGCCGGAGGGGTACGTCCTCCTGCTCGTCAGCACGCTCACCGGCGTCGACGACGTGGTGGCGTACGCCGCCGACCGCGGGTTCTCCGCCGTCGCGCTCCGCGATGAGTCCTTCCCGTTCGAGACGCTCACCGTTCTGAAACTCGTCCGGTAG
- a CDS encoding 16S ribosomal RNA methyltransferase A translates to MTEYRNPDALIRRAGRGNPDFDQHFLVDDRVLDRIPSYAGEFDRSHVLEIGAGTGALTDRLLDAADRVTAIERDPDLAAFVREEFAGAIDRGDLTVVGGDALDVDLPEYTCCVSNLPYSASSELTFRLLPAGKPAVLMYQREFAERMAAGADTSEYGRLSVAAQHYADVEVVEVVPKEAFDPQPRVESAIVRLTPRDPDYEVPDEAFFLDFVKAVFTQRRKTMRNAIRNTAHISGLDDADAVVDALDDDLLSARPEKLEPRRFAAVASVAYDHGDPS, encoded by the coding sequence ATGACCGAGTACCGGAACCCGGACGCCCTGATTCGGCGTGCGGGCCGCGGGAACCCCGACTTCGACCAGCACTTCCTCGTGGACGACCGCGTGCTCGACCGCATCCCGAGCTATGCGGGCGAGTTCGACCGGTCGCACGTCCTCGAAATCGGCGCGGGAACGGGCGCGCTCACCGACCGATTGCTCGACGCCGCCGACCGCGTGACGGCGATCGAGCGCGACCCCGACCTCGCGGCGTTCGTCCGCGAGGAGTTCGCTGGCGCAATCGACCGCGGCGACCTCACCGTCGTCGGGGGCGACGCGCTCGACGTCGACCTCCCCGAGTACACGTGCTGCGTCTCGAACCTCCCGTACAGCGCGTCGAGCGAACTCACGTTCCGGCTGCTCCCGGCGGGGAAGCCGGCCGTGCTGATGTACCAGCGGGAGTTCGCGGAGCGGATGGCGGCCGGCGCGGACACGAGCGAGTACGGACGGCTCTCCGTGGCCGCCCAGCACTACGCGGACGTGGAAGTCGTCGAAGTCGTGCCGAAGGAGGCGTTCGATCCGCAGCCCCGCGTGGAGAGCGCAATCGTTCGGTTGACGCCGCGAGACCCCGACTACGAGGTTCCGGACGAGGCGTTCTTCCTCGACTTCGTGAAGGCCGTGTTCACGCAGCGCCGGAAGACGATGCGGAACGCCATCCGGAACACGGCCCACATCTCCGGACTCGACGACGCGGACGCGGTCGTGGACGCGCTGGACGACGACCTGCTCTCGGCGCGCCCGGAGAAATTGGAACCGCGGCGGTTCGCGGCGGTGGCGAGCGTCGCGTACGACCACGGTGACCCGTCGTGA
- a CDS encoding RNA polymerase Rpb4 family protein, with the protein MTIFKETLDEEFLTTSEAKALLEDIEAERAADEDRELRYELARAVEHTNRFAVLEAEESRELVDELLDLDTLEPQAAFKVADLLPRSRDELRAVFAQERYALSGDELDDVLDVVAKYA; encoded by the coding sequence ATGACCATCTTCAAGGAGACGCTCGACGAGGAGTTCCTCACCACGTCGGAGGCGAAAGCCCTCCTCGAGGACATCGAGGCCGAACGCGCGGCCGACGAAGACCGGGAACTCCGCTACGAACTCGCGCGCGCCGTCGAGCACACGAACCGGTTCGCGGTGCTGGAGGCCGAGGAGTCCCGCGAACTCGTGGACGAACTCCTCGACCTCGACACGCTGGAGCCGCAGGCGGCGTTCAAGGTCGCGGACCTCCTGCCGCGGAGCCGGGACGAACTCCGGGCGGTGTTCGCGCAGGAGCGGTACGCGCTCTCCGGCGACGAACTCGACGACGTGCTGGACGTCGTCGCGAAGTACGCGTAA
- a CDS encoding 5-methyltetrahydropteroyltriglutamate--homocysteine methyltransferase, protein MTVVSTTLGLFPLPDDARERLADLKGHQKEDLVSGDEPPDIEAAYDEARDDLLTRQSDAGLDRTVEGQARWDDMLAHPLAVHENVRTEGIVRYYDNNNFYRDPVVTGDLTHSGDLARDLEKASALSDDLQAVVPGPYSLSRLATDEHYGSSQEFLAALGDFLAGEVESFPDAVETVFVLEPSLATETLDGGEDERAAAAIDGVAAAADAEVVVQSYWGTYGEKLHAHLLDTDASALGYDLVTAHDDATYLVQEYGTLDSVSLGVVDGQNTLVESPDTIDERIEWFRDQIPVSEFDTVYATPNTELFYLPVNKFQAKLRALGAAGGDRE, encoded by the coding sequence ATGACAGTCGTCAGCACGACGCTCGGCCTGTTCCCGCTGCCCGACGACGCGCGCGAGCGCCTCGCCGACCTCAAGGGCCACCAGAAAGAAGACCTCGTCTCCGGGGACGAACCCCCCGACATCGAGGCCGCCTACGACGAAGCGCGCGACGACCTCCTCACCCGGCAGTCGGACGCCGGCCTCGACCGCACCGTCGAGGGACAGGCGCGCTGGGACGACATGCTCGCCCACCCGCTCGCCGTCCACGAGAACGTCCGCACCGAGGGCATCGTCCGGTACTACGACAACAACAACTTCTACCGCGACCCCGTCGTCACCGGCGACCTCACGCACAGCGGCGACCTCGCCCGCGACCTCGAAAAAGCGAGCGCGCTGTCCGACGACCTCCAGGCCGTCGTTCCCGGCCCCTACTCGCTCTCCCGACTCGCGACCGACGAACACTACGGTAGCTCGCAGGAGTTCCTCGCCGCGCTCGGCGACTTCCTCGCCGGCGAAGTCGAGTCCTTCCCGGACGCGGTCGAGACCGTGTTCGTCCTCGAACCCAGCCTCGCCACCGAGACGCTCGACGGCGGCGAGGACGAGCGCGCCGCCGCCGCCATCGACGGCGTCGCGGCCGCGGCCGACGCCGAGGTCGTCGTGCAGTCCTACTGGGGGACGTACGGCGAGAAACTCCACGCGCACCTCCTCGACACCGACGCCTCCGCGCTCGGCTACGACCTCGTCACCGCGCACGACGACGCCACCTACCTCGTCCAGGAGTACGGCACGCTCGACTCCGTGAGCCTCGGCGTCGTGGACGGCCAGAACACGCTCGTCGAATCGCCCGACACCATCGACGAACGCATCGAGTGGTTCAGAGACCAGATTCCCGTCAGCGAGTTCGACACCGTGTACGCCACCCCCAACACCGAGTTGTTCTACCTGCCCGTGAACAAGTTCCAGGCGAAACTTCGCGCGCTCGGCGCGGCCGGAGGTGACCGCGAATGA
- a CDS encoding methionine synthase has protein sequence MSENREQFRPPGHENDHFLLTTVVGSYPKPSWLNRARDLHADPESEFDDEDWREAQDDASRLITNEHERAGLDVVVDGEMRRNEMVEFFADRIDGYEFNGPVKVWGHNYFDKPSVTGEVEYDESWLVSEYEFTASVADRPVKVPITGPYTLASWSFNEAYDGEEALAYDLADLVNEEIEKLVAAGARYIQIDEPALATTPDDHAIVGECLERIVSGIPDDVRIGLHVCYGDYSRIYPELLDFPVHELDLELANGDYDQLDVLKQPEFTKDLALGVVDAHVAEVESVEQIERNIRKGLEVVPPEQLTVSPDCGVKLLPREVAYGKMENLVTAARNVEAELDAGEIDVPARD, from the coding sequence ATGAGCGAGAACCGCGAGCAGTTCCGCCCCCCGGGTCACGAGAACGACCACTTCCTCCTCACCACAGTCGTCGGATCCTACCCGAAGCCGTCGTGGCTGAACCGCGCCCGCGACCTCCACGCGGATCCGGAGAGCGAGTTCGACGACGAGGACTGGCGGGAAGCACAGGACGACGCCAGCCGCCTCATCACGAACGAACACGAGCGCGCCGGCCTCGACGTGGTCGTGGACGGCGAGATGCGGCGCAACGAGATGGTGGAGTTCTTCGCGGATCGCATCGACGGCTACGAGTTCAACGGCCCCGTGAAGGTCTGGGGGCACAACTACTTCGACAAGCCCAGCGTCACGGGCGAGGTCGAGTACGACGAGTCCTGGCTCGTCTCCGAGTACGAGTTCACCGCGTCCGTCGCCGACCGGCCGGTCAAAGTCCCCATCACGGGCCCCTACACGCTCGCGTCCTGGAGCTTCAACGAGGCCTACGACGGCGAGGAAGCGCTCGCGTACGACCTCGCTGACCTCGTGAACGAGGAGATCGAGAAACTCGTCGCCGCCGGCGCTCGCTACATCCAGATCGACGAACCGGCCTTGGCGACGACGCCCGACGACCACGCGATCGTCGGCGAGTGCCTCGAACGCATCGTCTCCGGCATCCCGGACGACGTCCGCATCGGCCTCCACGTCTGCTACGGCGACTACTCCCGCATCTATCCCGAACTCCTCGACTTCCCGGTACATGAACTCGACCTCGAACTCGCGAACGGCGACTACGACCAGCTCGACGTGCTCAAACAGCCCGAATTCACGAAAGACCTCGCGCTCGGCGTCGTCGACGCCCACGTCGCCGAGGTCGAATCGGTCGAACAGATCGAGCGGAACATCCGGAAGGGCCTCGAAGTCGTGCCGCCCGAACAACTCACCGTCAGCCCCGACTGCGGCGTGAAACTCCTCCCGCGCGAGGTCGCGTACGGGAAGATGGAGAACCTCGTCACCGCCGCGCGCAACGTCGAGGCGGAGCTCGACGCGGGCGAGATCGACGTTCCGGCGCGCGACTAA